The following coding sequences are from one Streptomyces sp. NBC_01485 window:
- a CDS encoding M14 family zinc carboxypeptidase, with protein MSLLPELRYPTVAELTSFARALTTHRPGMCALRQVGVSRAGRPLHLLSVGHARRAVLVVAGAHANEPTGGSTLLTLAERVLYERELRDGTSWHFLLCADPDGASLHVTPAPRSLLEYHLGFFRPAVPEQPEWSPAVLPPDRLPPETRALTRVIDELRPYLQVTLHGTDLGGSWVQLTKDIPGLAEPFAKSAAQLHIPVETGASDAVGWPASGPGVHVMPAAGADAAYPSMPDDARHSTWYHAHRYGGLTAVVEVPMWASDMVDDPAPHPDPAAAIRRLARRLLRDATEVERILVEALPRLEGVDGPLLRAARWALELVPGLAADWTDTPPAATTMAYVGSVDAFARRLPLRAAAMLWRVLRESDDHAAPRLERLVETWSDAFAYRFRARWVPLEHQVEHQSRTVVAAALHARERTA; from the coding sequence CCCACGGTGGCCGAACTGACCTCCTTTGCACGAGCGTTGACCACACACCGGCCCGGCATGTGCGCGCTGCGGCAGGTGGGGGTCTCCCGGGCGGGCCGGCCCCTGCACCTGCTGTCCGTGGGACATGCCCGGCGGGCCGTGCTGGTCGTCGCGGGCGCCCACGCCAACGAGCCGACCGGGGGTTCGACGCTGCTGACGCTCGCCGAACGGGTGCTGTACGAGCGGGAGTTGCGGGACGGCACGTCCTGGCACTTCCTGCTCTGCGCGGACCCCGACGGGGCGAGTCTGCATGTGACCCCGGCGCCGCGCAGCCTGCTGGAGTACCACCTCGGCTTCTTCCGGCCCGCCGTTCCGGAGCAGCCGGAGTGGTCCCCCGCCGTGCTGCCGCCGGACCGGCTGCCACCCGAGACACGGGCGCTGACCCGGGTCATCGACGAGCTGCGGCCCTACCTCCAGGTGACCCTGCACGGCACCGATCTCGGCGGCAGCTGGGTGCAGTTGACGAAGGACATACCGGGACTGGCCGAGCCGTTCGCCAAGTCGGCGGCCCAGTTGCACATCCCGGTGGAGACGGGCGCCTCCGACGCGGTGGGCTGGCCGGCGTCCGGACCCGGCGTGCACGTGATGCCGGCCGCCGGGGCGGACGCGGCGTACCCGAGCATGCCGGACGACGCCCGGCACAGCACCTGGTACCACGCCCACCGCTACGGCGGCCTGACGGCGGTGGTGGAGGTGCCGATGTGGGCGAGCGACATGGTGGACGACCCGGCCCCGCATCCCGACCCGGCCGCGGCGATCCGACGGCTGGCGCGGCGGCTGCTGCGGGACGCGACGGAGGTGGAGCGGATCCTCGTCGAGGCGCTGCCGCGGCTGGAGGGCGTCGACGGGCCCCTGCTGCGGGCGGCCCGGTGGGCGCTGGAGCTGGTGCCGGGGCTGGCCGCGGACTGGACGGACACGCCGCCCGCCGCGACGACGATGGCGTACGTCGGCAGCGTGGACGCCTTCGCCCGCCGGCTGCCGCTGCGGGCGGCGGCGATGCTGTGGCGGGTCCTGCGCGAGAGCGACGACCACGCGGCACCGCGCCTGGAGCGGCTCGTCGAGACCTGGAGCGACGCCTTCGCCTACCGCTTCCGGGCCCGCTGGGTGCCCTTGGAGCACCAGGTCGAGCACCAGTCCCGCACGGTCGTCGCGGCGGCCCTGCACGCCCGCGAACGGACAGCCTAG
- a CDS encoding PDZ domain-containing protein, producing the protein MEQTALRPKPMPGQEPGGGSGGGGPGGRERRPHASPGRRGRRLTTLLLGLFAGTVLLLSGVGLGTLGATVIGVSRLAELQRQAAQGVPGAQGTRGTQGGPGAGSASGRGGPSAQVPSPAGATGAAPGLAEATLGLEVVDAEKAGAKIVAVHIPGPGYTAGLVRGDVLLTFGGARIDSATDLARAVDEVRPGKEVDVTVRHRSGGYQRLMVVPGIVT; encoded by the coding sequence ATGGAACAGACAGCGTTGCGTCCCAAGCCCATGCCGGGTCAGGAGCCCGGCGGTGGCAGCGGCGGTGGCGGACCGGGCGGCCGGGAGCGGCGTCCGCACGCCTCCCCCGGCCGCCGCGGCCGACGGCTGACCACCCTGCTGCTCGGCCTGTTCGCCGGCACCGTCCTGCTCCTGTCCGGCGTCGGACTCGGCACCCTGGGGGCGACCGTGATCGGCGTCAGCAGACTGGCCGAACTGCAGCGGCAGGCGGCGCAGGGCGTGCCGGGCGCGCAGGGGACGCGCGGGACGCAGGGCGGGCCGGGTGCCGGGTCCGCCTCCGGCCGGGGCGGTCCCTCCGCGCAGGTTCCGTCTCCGGCCGGGGCGACCGGCGCGGCGCCGGGTCTCGCCGAGGCCACCCTCGGGCTGGAGGTCGTGGACGCGGAGAAGGCGGGGGCGAAGATCGTCGCCGTCCACATTCCGGGCCCCGGCTACACGGCGGGTCTCGTCCGCGGCGACGTCCTGCTGACGTTCGGCGGCGCCCGGATCGACTCGGCGACGGACCTCGCCCGGGCCGTCGACGAGGTCCGCCCGGGTAAGGAGGTGGACGTGACGGTGCGTCACCGAAGCGGTGGGTACCAGCGGCTGATGGTCGTCCCCGGCATCGTCACATGA
- a CDS encoding aminopeptidase P family protein, with translation MTGTAPAPFTADDYRARMTRAAREAADAGLAGLLVAPGPDLVWLTGYAPTAVTERLTLLVLAAGRDPVLVVPALEAPDAAKGAGAPALTLRDWTDGKDPYAATAGLLDPGGRFGVSDNAWAMHLLGLQKALPAASYASLTDALPMLRAVKDTAELELMAAAGAAADATFEEIRKVPFAGRRETEVGADLAGLLRRFGHSQVDFTIVASGPNGANPHHEAGDRVIERGDMVVLDFGGLKDGYGSDTSRTVHVGEPTDEERRVHDLVRAAQEAGFRAVRPGVACQEVDRAARAVIADAGYGAYFIHRTGHGIGVTTHEPPYMVEGEERPLVPGMCFSVEPGVYLPGRFGVRIEDIVTVTEDGGRRLNDTTRELVIVD, from the coding sequence ATGACCGGCACCGCCCCCGCGCCCTTCACCGCCGACGACTACCGGGCCCGTATGACGCGGGCCGCGCGCGAGGCCGCCGACGCCGGGCTCGCCGGACTGCTCGTGGCGCCCGGCCCCGACCTCGTCTGGCTCACCGGCTACGCGCCCACCGCCGTCACCGAACGGCTCACCCTGCTCGTCCTGGCCGCCGGCCGGGACCCCGTCCTCGTCGTGCCGGCCCTGGAGGCGCCCGACGCCGCGAAGGGAGCCGGCGCCCCGGCGCTCACCCTGCGGGACTGGACCGACGGCAAGGACCCCTACGCCGCCACCGCGGGCCTCCTCGACCCGGGCGGCCGGTTCGGGGTCAGCGACAACGCCTGGGCGATGCACCTGCTGGGCCTGCAGAAGGCCCTGCCCGCCGCCTCCTACGCCTCCCTCACCGACGCCCTGCCCATGCTGCGCGCCGTCAAGGACACGGCGGAGCTGGAGCTGATGGCGGCCGCCGGAGCGGCCGCGGACGCCACGTTCGAGGAGATCCGGAAGGTTCCCTTCGCCGGGCGCCGGGAGACGGAGGTCGGCGCCGACCTCGCCGGCCTGCTGCGCCGGTTCGGGCACTCCCAGGTCGACTTCACCATCGTCGCCTCCGGGCCGAACGGCGCCAACCCGCACCACGAGGCCGGCGACCGGGTCATCGAGCGCGGCGACATGGTCGTCCTCGACTTCGGCGGCCTCAAGGACGGCTACGGCTCCGACACCTCCCGCACCGTCCACGTCGGCGAGCCGACCGACGAGGAGCGGCGGGTCCACGACCTCGTGCGCGCGGCCCAGGAGGCCGGTTTCCGGGCGGTCCGGCCCGGCGTCGCCTGCCAGGAGGTCGACCGGGCCGCCCGCGCGGTCATCGCCGACGCCGGCTACGGCGCGTACTTCATCCACCGCACCGGACACGGCATCGGCGTCACCACCCACGAGCCGCCCTACATGGTCGAGGGCGAGGAGCGGCCCCTCGTGCCCGGCATGTGCTTCTCCGTGGAGCCCGGCGTGTACCTGCCGGGCCGGTTCGGGGTCCGCATCGAGGACATCGTCACCGTCACCGAGGACGGCGGCCGCCGTCTCAACGACACCACCCGCGAGCTGGTCATAGTGGACTGA
- a CDS encoding M14 family zinc carboxypeptidase — MWRCALPPLLRYPTVDELAARAAALAVRSSGDVRLRRVGVSRAGTPLWLLSLGRGARQALVVAGPHANEPVGGATVLRLAHRVLGDPRLTVGADATWNLLLCLDPDGLRRNEGWLTGPYSLGRHFRNFFRPGFLEQPEWLPDGAAAAALPETRTLLRLQDELKPFFQCSLHGVDIGGAFVELTRDLPGLAQRVAHAAARLGIPRELGPYDTLYWPRLGPAVYRIPPPRPGDLAAAITEAAVESTWYHPHRHGTVTAVVEAPMWGVAAVEDGSPPADRDAVLRTVSAALRHDAQVLERILARVRPHLAGAPDAARLLAPVDDYLLVCPGLADAWDPATSDPARPLPPLSSGHLTALRIAGRRIAVRTAGLLHQLVTGAGHDPCGALPELDGLIDAWCAGYHDDCGARWIPVARQAEYQTRVVLAAFELARRYAAEPAGARSGESDWGTRPAVPMHGE; from the coding sequence TTGTGGAGGTGTGCCCTGCCGCCACTCCTCCGCTACCCGACCGTCGACGAACTCGCGGCCCGCGCCGCCGCGCTCGCCGTCCGCAGCTCCGGGGACGTCCGGCTGCGCCGCGTCGGGGTCTCCCGCGCGGGCACGCCCCTGTGGCTGCTCTCCCTCGGCCGGGGCGCCCGTCAGGCCCTCGTGGTGGCCGGACCGCACGCCAACGAGCCCGTCGGCGGCGCCACCGTCCTGCGGCTGGCCCACCGCGTCCTCGGCGACCCGCGGCTCACCGTCGGCGCCGACGCCACCTGGAACCTGCTGCTCTGCCTCGACCCCGACGGCCTGCGCCGCAACGAGGGCTGGCTGACCGGCCCCTACAGCCTCGGCCGCCACTTCCGGAACTTCTTCCGGCCCGGTTTCCTGGAACAGCCCGAGTGGCTGCCCGACGGCGCGGCCGCCGCCGCGCTGCCGGAAACCCGTACGCTGCTCCGTCTCCAGGACGAACTGAAACCTTTCTTCCAGTGCTCGCTGCACGGCGTCGACATCGGCGGCGCCTTCGTCGAACTCACCCGCGACCTGCCCGGACTCGCCCAGCGGGTCGCCCACGCCGCCGCGCGCCTCGGCATCCCCCGCGAACTCGGGCCCTACGACACCCTGTACTGGCCCCGCCTGGGACCGGCCGTCTACCGGATCCCGCCGCCGCGCCCGGGCGATCTGGCCGCCGCCATCACCGAGGCCGCCGTCGAGTCGACCTGGTACCACCCGCACCGGCACGGCACCGTCACGGCGGTCGTCGAGGCGCCCATGTGGGGCGTCGCCGCCGTCGAGGACGGCTCGCCGCCCGCCGACCGGGACGCGGTGCTGCGTACCGTGAGCGCCGCCCTGCGCCATGACGCCCAGGTGCTGGAACGCATCCTCGCGCGCGTGCGGCCCCACCTCGCCGGCGCCCCCGACGCGGCGCGCCTGCTCGCCCCGGTCGACGACTACCTCCTGGTCTGCCCCGGCCTCGCGGACGCCTGGGACCCCGCCACCTCCGACCCGGCCCGCCCGCTCCCACCGCTCAGCAGCGGCCATCTGACCGCGCTGCGCATCGCCGGCCGCCGGATCGCCGTCCGGACGGCGGGCCTGCTGCACCAGCTCGTCACCGGCGCCGGACACGACCCCTGCGGTGCGCTGCCGGAGCTGGACGGGCTCATCGACGCGTGGTGCGCCGGCTACCACGACGACTGCGGGGCGCGCTGGATCCCCGTCGCGCGCCAGGCGGAGTACCAGACGCGGGTCGTGCTCGCCGCGTTCGAACTGGCCAGGCGGTACGCGGCCGAACCCGCCGGTGCCCGTTCGGGTGAGTCGGACTGGGGTACCCGGCCCGCCGTGCCGATGCACGGGGAATGA
- a CDS encoding SSI family serine proteinase inhibitor, whose amino-acid sequence MTYFLDNLRNLGNLRDLRPAKAVRRALPAAAALLLAVGAAPALAASDDALPGNWLQLTVTRGDTRSGDTRGTLLLCDPPQGHSRAAEACDVLARAGGDVNAVPGDGSRICPLVYAPVTVRAEGWWNGRLVDYRHTFGNDCEREALTGAVFALDDEEVPEV is encoded by the coding sequence ATGACGTACTTCCTCGACAACCTCCGCAATCTCGGCAATCTCCGGGATCTCCGGCCGGCGAAGGCCGTGCGGCGCGCCCTGCCGGCCGCGGCCGCCCTCCTCCTCGCCGTCGGCGCCGCCCCGGCCCTGGCCGCCTCCGACGACGCCCTCCCCGGCAACTGGCTCCAGCTCACCGTCACCCGTGGCGACACCCGGTCCGGCGACACCCGCGGCACCCTGCTGCTGTGCGACCCGCCCCAGGGCCACTCCCGCGCCGCCGAGGCCTGCGACGTCCTGGCGAGGGCCGGCGGGGACGTGAACGCCGTCCCCGGGGACGGCAGCCGCATCTGCCCCCTTGTGTACGCCCCGGTCACCGTCCGCGCGGAGGGGTGGTGGAACGGCCGCCTGGTCGACTACCGCCACACCTTCGGCAACGACTGCGAACGGGAGGCGCTGACGGGGGCGGTGTTCGCCCTGGACGACGAAGAGGTGCCCGAGGTCTGA
- a CDS encoding DUF1707 and FHA domain-containing protein, with the protein MTSSFEFNTYPARLSDAERDRALKVLRDGVAMGRLSHDTFIRRMELALTARRSDELAVLTADLPKESRLSRAVFGSVEALSGFTVRLRRAWLAERLPKLLLPHPGTEQALRIGRDPVSGLRLTHESVSRVHAELSRQGGMWVLRDLGSTNGTTVNGRRVIGAAVVREGDQVAFGRMAFRLSVS; encoded by the coding sequence GTGACGTCGTCATTCGAGTTCAACACGTACCCCGCGCGACTGTCCGACGCGGAGCGCGACCGGGCGCTGAAGGTGCTGCGTGACGGCGTCGCCATGGGGCGGCTGTCGCACGACACGTTCATCCGGCGCATGGAGCTGGCGCTCACCGCCCGCCGCTCGGACGAGCTCGCCGTCCTCACCGCCGATCTGCCCAAGGAGAGCCGCCTGTCCCGCGCGGTCTTCGGCAGCGTCGAGGCGCTCTCCGGTTTCACGGTCCGGCTGCGCCGGGCCTGGCTGGCCGAGCGGCTGCCCAAGCTGCTGCTGCCGCACCCGGGCACCGAGCAGGCGCTGCGCATCGGCCGCGACCCCGTGAGCGGCCTGCGGCTGACCCACGAGAGCGTCTCGCGCGTGCACGCCGAACTCAGCCGCCAGGGCGGGATGTGGGTGCTGCGCGACCTCGGCTCGACCAACGGCACGACCGTCAACGGACGCCGCGTCATCGGCGCGGCCGTGGTCCGCGAGGGCGACCAGGTCGCCTTCGGGCGGATGGCGTTCCGGCTGTCCGTGAGCTGA
- the treZ gene encoding malto-oligosyltrehalose trehalohydrolase codes for MQFEVWAPQAERVTLQCDGVTRALDRDPGREGWWTGEAEASDGTRYGFAVDDGPVRPDPRSRRQPDGPEGLSAVVDQGRYAWRTRWSGRPLSGAVLYELHVGTYTPEGTLDAAAERLDHLVELGVTHVELMPLCAFPGRHGWGYDGVSPWAVHEPYGGPEALKRFVDRAHELGLGVILDVVHNHLGPSGNHLPEFGPYFTDTHHTPWGAAVNLDAPGSDEVRAYLLGSALAWLRDHRLDGLRLDAVHALADTRAYPFLEELSAAVDALAAETGRPLFLIAESDLNDPRLITPRRAGGLGLHAQWNDDFHHALHTALTGESQGYYGDFARDPFAAVAKTLTGGFFHDGTYSGFRGRHHGRPLDRSLVPAHRLLGYAQTHDQVGNRAQGDRLSASLSPGLLACAAALTLTAPFTPMLFMGEEWAAGTPWQYFTDHTDPELAEAVRRGRRREFTAHGWAEEDVPDPQDPATRERSCLDWSEPGREPHARVLAWYRELIALRHAQPDLTDPDLSDIKVAHDARARWLAFRRGDVRVAVNLVREPAAIPLGPRPARVLAAWDPVTTPGPDGLLHVPGEACVVLEQQ; via the coding sequence GTGCAGTTCGAGGTGTGGGCACCGCAGGCCGAACGTGTGACGCTCCAGTGCGACGGCGTCACGCGCGCGTTGGATCGCGATCCGGGACGGGAGGGGTGGTGGACCGGCGAGGCGGAGGCCTCCGACGGCACGCGGTACGGCTTCGCGGTGGACGACGGCCCCGTCCGCCCCGACCCGCGCTCGCGCCGCCAGCCGGACGGCCCCGAGGGGCTGAGCGCGGTCGTCGACCAGGGCCGCTACGCGTGGCGGACGCGGTGGTCCGGGCGCCCGCTGTCGGGCGCGGTCCTGTACGAGCTGCACGTGGGCACGTACACCCCCGAAGGCACCCTGGACGCCGCCGCCGAGCGTCTGGACCATCTCGTCGAACTCGGCGTCACGCACGTCGAGTTGATGCCGCTGTGCGCGTTCCCCGGCCGGCACGGCTGGGGGTACGACGGGGTGTCGCCGTGGGCGGTGCACGAGCCGTACGGCGGTCCCGAGGCGCTGAAGCGGTTCGTCGACCGGGCCCACGAACTCGGTCTGGGCGTGATCCTGGACGTGGTGCACAACCACCTGGGCCCGTCCGGCAACCATCTCCCCGAGTTCGGCCCGTACTTCACCGACACGCACCACACGCCGTGGGGCGCGGCCGTCAACCTGGACGCGCCCGGCTCGGACGAGGTGCGCGCCTACCTGCTGGGCAGCGCGCTGGCCTGGCTGCGCGACCACCGGCTCGACGGGCTGCGTCTGGACGCGGTGCACGCGCTGGCGGACACGCGCGCGTACCCGTTCCTGGAGGAGCTGTCGGCGGCCGTGGACGCCCTCGCCGCGGAGACCGGCCGGCCGCTGTTCCTGATCGCCGAGTCCGACCTCAACGACCCACGGCTGATCACCCCCCGCCGGGCGGGCGGCCTGGGCCTGCACGCGCAGTGGAACGACGACTTCCACCACGCCCTGCACACCGCGCTCACCGGTGAGTCCCAGGGCTACTACGGCGACTTCGCGCGCGACCCGTTCGCCGCGGTCGCCAAGACCCTCACCGGCGGTTTCTTCCACGACGGCACGTACTCCGGTTTCCGGGGCCGGCACCACGGCCGCCCGCTGGACCGCTCCCTCGTGCCCGCGCACCGGCTCCTCGGGTACGCCCAGACCCACGACCAGGTCGGCAACCGCGCCCAGGGCGACCGGCTGTCGGCGTCCCTCTCCCCCGGGCTGCTGGCGTGCGCGGCCGCGTTGACGCTGACCGCGCCGTTCACGCCGATGCTGTTCATGGGCGAGGAGTGGGCGGCGGGCACGCCCTGGCAGTACTTCACCGACCACACCGACCCGGAGCTCGCCGAGGCCGTACGGCGGGGCAGGCGGCGGGAGTTCACGGCGCACGGCTGGGCCGAGGAGGACGTGCCCGACCCGCAGGACCCGGCGACGCGCGAGCGCTCCTGCCTGGACTGGTCCGAGCCGGGGCGCGAGCCGCACGCGCGCGTGCTGGCCTGGTACCGCGAGCTGATCGCGCTGCGCCACGCGCAGCCCGACCTCACCGATCCCGACCTGTCCGACATCAAGGTCGCCCACGACGCGCGAGCCCGCTGGCTGGCCTTCCGGCGCGGCGACGTCCGGGTGGCCGTCAACCTCGTCAGGGAACCGGCCGCGATCCCCCTGGGCCCGCGCCCGGCCCGCGTACTCGCCGCGTGGGACCCGGTGACCACCCCGGGTCCGGACGGACTGCTGCATGTGCCCGGGGAGGCGTGCGTGGTGCTGGAGCAGCAGTGA
- a CDS encoding phosphotransferase family protein: MTQAPTPTADTVRRLVRALLAEGVAGGFGPEVRPVTEGGAHTTWWVGSRHVLRLALDREATRRRRRELRLRDLVRPHVPVAVPSSVAHGDWSPGLACTLDTRLPGGTAEEHDVSAVGEADLAGLLRGLREVPPRQAETLGVPRAAPRSLEALRRMAVAAAERLARADEFDPARLHQLTAPGAAQFATQPGAAVLVHHALRGEHLVVSADGRVRGVLDWTDAVIGDPAEDIAGLALALGSGAAVRAATLAGYGARPCLRGLWLARCDTVVHLAEHLDAHAPVHPHDTGPRAAEALALPRTRLLRAWEPILLERVTDLREDEEGAAGEEE; this comes from the coding sequence ATGACCCAGGCACCGACACCCACCGCGGACACCGTCCGCCGACTGGTCCGCGCCCTCCTCGCCGAGGGCGTCGCCGGCGGCTTCGGGCCGGAGGTACGGCCCGTCACCGAGGGCGGCGCGCACACCACCTGGTGGGTCGGCTCCCGCCACGTGCTGCGCCTCGCCCTGGACCGCGAGGCGACCCGGCGCCGCCGCCGCGAACTGCGGCTGCGCGACCTCGTCCGCCCGCACGTCCCCGTGGCCGTGCCGAGCAGCGTCGCGCACGGCGACTGGTCCCCGGGCCTCGCCTGCACCCTCGACACCAGGCTGCCCGGCGGCACGGCCGAGGAGCACGACGTGTCGGCCGTCGGCGAGGCCGACCTCGCCGGGCTGCTCAGGGGGCTGCGCGAGGTGCCGCCCCGGCAGGCCGAGACGCTCGGCGTGCCGCGCGCCGCCCCGCGCTCCCTGGAGGCGCTGCGCCGGATGGCCGTGGCCGCCGCCGAACGCCTCGCCCGCGCCGACGAGTTCGACCCCGCCCGCCTCCACCAGCTCACCGCGCCCGGCGCGGCCCAGTTCGCGACGCAGCCCGGCGCCGCCGTCCTCGTCCACCACGCCCTGCGGGGCGAGCACCTCGTGGTGAGCGCCGACGGCCGGGTGCGCGGCGTCCTCGACTGGACCGACGCCGTCATCGGGGACCCCGCCGAGGACATCGCCGGGCTGGCCCTGGCCCTCGGCTCCGGCGCCGCCGTCCGTGCCGCCACCCTCGCCGGCTACGGCGCCCGACCGTGCCTGCGCGGCCTGTGGCTCGCCCGCTGCGACACCGTCGTCCACCTCGCGGAACACCTCGACGCCCACGCCCCCGTCCACCCCCACGACACCGGCCCACGGGCCGCCGAGGCGCTCGCCCTCCCCCGGACCCGCCTGCTACGGGCCTGGGAGCCGATCCTGCTGGAACGGGTCACGGACCTCCGCGAGGACGAGGAGGGCGCGGCCGGCGAGGAGGAGTAG